A segment of the Thalassospira sp. ER-Se-21-Dark genome:
CCGTGGCAAGCCGATGCCGATTTCCGAAAAGGAAGCTCAGCACATCCTGCATCAGGTGCAGGAAGGTGTTGATCGTCCGAAGCCGACCATCGCATTTGATATCGGCGAGGAAGTACGTGTTTCCGACGGTCCGTTTGCATCGTTTAACGGGATTGTCGAAGGGGTTGATGAAGAACGTGCGCGCCTGAAGGTGTCTGTTTCGATCTTCGGTCGTTCAACTCCGGTCGAGCTGGAATACACTCAGGTCGAGAAGCTTTAAAAAAAACGATCTTGAAAATTTAAGTCGCTGCTTGTATACGCAGGCAGCAATCAAGGCGCGGGAGGTCAGCCATGGCCGTACCGCGCGCTTCTTTAAGAGGTACCCTAATGGCGAAGAAAATCGACGGCTATCTTAAGCTGCAGATTCCCGCCGGCAAAGCCAACCCGTCGCCGCCTGTCGGCCCGGCTCTTGGTCAGCGCGGCGTGAATATCATGGAATTCTGCAAGGCGTTCAACGCAGCGACCCAGCAGATGGAACCTGGTATGCCGATTCCGGTCGTCATCACCGTTTATTCCGACCGTTCCTTCTCTTTCGTAACCAAAACCCCGCCGGCATCCTACTTCCTGAAAAAGGCAGCAGGCATTGCCAAGGGCTCCGGCACCACCGGTAAAGGTTATGTTGGTAAAGTAACCAAAGCACAGGTCAAAGAAATCGCAGAAGCCAAAATGGCTGACCTCAATGCATTTGACGTTGATGGCGCGATGGCAATGATCGAGGGCTCTGCCCGTGCGATGGGTCTCGAGGTTGTGGAGTAAGACGATGGCCAAGACTGGTAAACGCCTTGCCCAGGCCTATGAGGGCATCGACCGTAACACCCAGTACGAACTTGCAGCTGCTGTAAAGCTCGTCAAAGAAGGTGCAAAAGCCAAATTCGATGAAACCATCGAAATGGCCATGAACCTTGGTGTTGATCCGCGTCACGCTGACCAGATGGTCCGTGGTGTTGTTTCCCTGCCGCATGGTACCGGTAAAACCATGCGCGTTGCTGTCTTCGCAAAAGAAGCCAAAGCAGAAGAAGCCCAGAAAGCTGGTGCAGACGCTGTTGGCGCCGAAGACCTGATGGAAGCAATGCAGAAAGGCGATCTGAACTATGATCGCGTTATTGCAACCCCGGACATGATGGCTGTTGTCGGCCGTCTCGGTAAGGTACTCGGCCCGCGCGGCCTGATGCCGAACCCGAAACTCGGCACCGTGACCATGGATGTTGCGACCGCTGTTTCCGACGCAAAAGCTGGCCAGGTCCAGTTCCGCGCCGAGAAAAACGGTATCGTTCATGCAGGTATCGGCAAGGCATCGTTCAGCGAAGAACAGATCCTTGAGAATGCAAAAGCATTCGTCGATGCGATCGTTAAAGCAAAACCGACAGGTGCAAAAGGTGTTTACCTGCAGCGCGCTGCGATCAGCTCCACCATGGGTGCTGGCGTGAAACTGTCGATTGCTGACATCGCGTCGAAGTAAGAAAATTCGAATTCTGACCGGTCTTCGGATCGGTCAGGACCGGAGAGGGCTCAGTGCCCTCTCTACCTGTCTGTCCCAGACTGCAGGTGAGTGGGATTTGCCACTCTTAATTCCCTGCATAGGCAGAGGTTCCGGTTCTTAGTTTTCCCCATCGGGGATTCACACAAGGCTTGAACATCTGGCAAACGGACGGGCGTCACAGACCAGTTCGAAAGGACTGGTCGCGTCTGTGAACCTCCTTGTGGGGTTCAGGGCAATAAGCAATGTCGGAGACTAAAAGTGAACCGCGATGAAAAACAACAGTTCGTAGCAGAAATGCGCGAAGTGTTCGAAGGTGCGGAAGGCGTCGTCATCACCCAGTATAAGGGTCTGACGGTTGCTGAAATCACCGCTCTTCGTGCACAGATGCGTGATTCTGGTGCGGGCTTCAAGGTCACCAAAAACCGGCTTACGCGACTTGCTCTGGAAGGCACCAAATTTGCTGGTCTTGCAGACTACTTCACCGGTCCGACCGCGATTGGCTATTCAGCTGATCCGGCTTCGGTCGCAAAAGTAGCCTCCGAGTTCGCGAAATCCAACGACAAGCTGGTTCTTGTTGCTGGTGCCATCGGCGAACAGGTTCTCGATGAACAGGGCATCAAAGCTCTGGCAGAACTGCCGTCGCTGGACGAACTTCGTGCGAAACTGGTTGGTATGATCCAGACCCCGGCACAGCGTATCGCTACGCTGACCTCCAAGCCGGCGGGCCAGATCGCCCAGGTGCTGAAGGCATATGCCGACAAAGGCGAAGCC
Coding sequences within it:
- the rplK gene encoding 50S ribosomal protein L11, encoding MAKKIDGYLKLQIPAGKANPSPPVGPALGQRGVNIMEFCKAFNAATQQMEPGMPIPVVITVYSDRSFSFVTKTPPASYFLKKAAGIAKGSGTTGKGYVGKVTKAQVKEIAEAKMADLNAFDVDGAMAMIEGSARAMGLEVVE
- the rplA gene encoding 50S ribosomal protein L1; this translates as MAKTGKRLAQAYEGIDRNTQYELAAAVKLVKEGAKAKFDETIEMAMNLGVDPRHADQMVRGVVSLPHGTGKTMRVAVFAKEAKAEEAQKAGADAVGAEDLMEAMQKGDLNYDRVIATPDMMAVVGRLGKVLGPRGLMPNPKLGTVTMDVATAVSDAKAGQVQFRAEKNGIVHAGIGKASFSEEQILENAKAFVDAIVKAKPTGAKGVYLQRAAISSTMGAGVKLSIADIASK
- the rplJ gene encoding 50S ribosomal protein L10; this encodes MNRDEKQQFVAEMREVFEGAEGVVITQYKGLTVAEITALRAQMRDSGAGFKVTKNRLTRLALEGTKFAGLADYFTGPTAIGYSADPASVAKVASEFAKSNDKLVLVAGAIGEQVLDEQGIKALAELPSLDELRAKLVGMIQTPAQRIATLTSKPAGQIAQVLKAYADKGEAA